The proteins below are encoded in one region of Paraburkholderia aromaticivorans:
- a CDS encoding helix-turn-helix domain-containing protein — protein MTTVPTDGDKPVWILQGSFGRATVNFISRPLVAHAHSQYQFLFKLGGSDCPFRIGAQDCTLSAERAICLNPWVEHAKGGSDDQPSLILSLVIEAPWLRARLQLGENGTANIFPEPLVVVTPDVHHHVERLAAAITNHLVAQDDGCMSILEDLITALGRDFADPALTAGITPSGRPVDFRIHKALSFIKHTSLANPTVAEVAAQVGLSRSRFFEQFRRCMGVSPQHYIDWVRMSHAIQLLGTSDKPLSDIAAELGFEEHSHFTRFFSQHMGVPPSEFRRRSVRLNVHAG, from the coding sequence ATGACAACAGTACCAACCGACGGCGACAAGCCCGTCTGGATCCTGCAGGGAAGCTTCGGCCGGGCAACGGTGAATTTCATCAGCCGTCCGCTTGTGGCTCACGCGCATTCTCAATACCAGTTCCTCTTCAAACTCGGCGGAAGCGATTGCCCGTTCCGAATCGGCGCTCAAGACTGCACGCTCAGCGCCGAACGCGCGATCTGCCTGAACCCATGGGTCGAACACGCGAAGGGCGGCAGCGACGACCAACCGTCATTGATACTTTCGCTCGTTATCGAGGCGCCGTGGCTGCGTGCGCGATTGCAGCTCGGTGAAAACGGTACGGCGAACATCTTTCCAGAACCGCTCGTCGTGGTGACACCCGACGTCCACCACCACGTGGAACGCCTTGCCGCTGCGATCACCAATCATCTGGTGGCTCAGGACGACGGCTGCATGAGCATTCTCGAAGATCTGATTACCGCGCTTGGGCGTGACTTCGCAGACCCGGCCCTGACCGCCGGCATTACGCCGTCGGGCCGGCCGGTCGACTTCCGGATCCACAAAGCGCTGAGCTTCATCAAACACACTTCGCTCGCCAATCCGACGGTGGCAGAGGTGGCCGCGCAGGTCGGATTGTCGCGTTCGCGCTTCTTCGAACAGTTCCGCCGCTGTATGGGCGTTTCTCCGCAACACTATATCGACTGGGTTCGTATGTCGCACGCAATCCAGTTGCTGGGCACGAGCGACAAGCCGCTGTCCGACATCGCCGCCGAGCTCGGCTTCGAAGAGCATAGTCACTTCACGCGCTTCTTCTCGCAGCATATGGGCGTCCCGCCCAGCGAGTTCCGCAGGCGCTCGGTAAGGCTTAACGTGCACGCCGGTTAA
- a CDS encoding MFS transporter, which translates to MKSNQQAPSGGVSRSQILALLVCFLVIVFDGFNTTSISFVVPRLAIEWRQAPSFFTPVFISTNIGAALGFVIVGPLAGRFGHRAIGVASVVLFGGGTLPTAFAFDIASLSTMRLVAAIGLGAALPIAITASANLIGVRHKVAASLLVTTGMSVGAVIGGIAGGPLMRHFGWQAIFVVGGALPFVLVPLFFRVLPHASSINREAEEKRPVNSLKTLFRNGLAGYTCLLWLFSFLIFMDVYALLFWIPTLLPSFGFSADRAPVGMAAFSIGGLSGNILMTVAVTAMTLAGKVRVKSALTMGVMLVIVCVAGLSQIAASQGLVLLFIGVIGGGLVNGIMGQTALAVAFYPPEMRATGVGWGLAIGRVGSFVGPAIGGALLSRGWPAREILLTAIVPAAAAIVTLCGLSLMGRGAPRYVGRVAIAEH; encoded by the coding sequence ATGAAGTCGAACCAGCAGGCGCCGTCCGGGGGCGTCTCGCGCAGCCAAATATTGGCGTTGCTCGTATGTTTTCTCGTGATCGTATTCGACGGATTCAACACCACCTCGATCTCGTTTGTGGTTCCCCGACTCGCGATTGAATGGCGGCAGGCACCGTCGTTTTTCACGCCTGTTTTCATATCGACTAACATCGGCGCGGCATTGGGTTTCGTGATTGTCGGGCCGCTCGCCGGCCGTTTCGGGCATCGCGCAATCGGCGTGGCGAGCGTTGTGCTGTTTGGCGGCGGCACGCTGCCGACAGCGTTCGCGTTTGATATCGCAAGCCTGTCGACCATGCGTCTCGTTGCGGCGATCGGACTCGGCGCGGCGCTGCCCATTGCTATCACGGCATCGGCGAACCTGATCGGGGTAAGGCATAAGGTCGCCGCTTCGCTGCTCGTCACAACCGGCATGTCGGTGGGCGCCGTGATTGGTGGAATTGCAGGTGGCCCTCTCATGCGCCACTTCGGCTGGCAAGCCATCTTTGTCGTGGGCGGCGCGCTCCCCTTCGTGCTGGTGCCGTTGTTTTTCCGTGTTCTGCCGCACGCTTCGTCCATTAATCGGGAAGCCGAGGAAAAGCGGCCGGTGAATTCACTGAAGACGTTGTTCCGGAACGGGCTTGCCGGATACACGTGCCTGCTCTGGTTATTCTCGTTCCTGATTTTCATGGACGTGTACGCGCTGCTGTTCTGGATTCCCACATTGCTGCCATCGTTCGGCTTTTCCGCGGACCGTGCGCCGGTTGGCATGGCGGCTTTCAGCATCGGCGGCCTGAGCGGCAATATTCTGATGACGGTGGCCGTCACCGCGATGACGCTAGCCGGCAAGGTCCGCGTGAAATCCGCGTTGACCATGGGCGTCATGCTGGTGATCGTCTGCGTGGCCGGTCTCAGTCAGATCGCCGCATCGCAAGGCCTCGTGCTGCTGTTCATCGGTGTAATCGGCGGCGGTCTCGTCAACGGCATCATGGGTCAAACGGCATTGGCGGTCGCTTTCTATCCGCCCGAGATGCGGGCGACAGGCGTCGGCTGGGGGCTGGCAATAGGGCGCGTCGGATCGTTCGTCGGTCCCGCTATCGGCGGCGCGTTGCTGTCGCGCGGTTGGCCGGCCCGCGAGATTTTGCTCACCGCCATTGTGCCGGCCGCTGCGGCGATCGTTACGCTATGCGGCCTGTCGCTGATGGGTCGCGGCGCGCCTCGATACGTTGGGCGCGTCGCGATCGCCGAGCACTAG
- a CDS encoding GlcG/HbpS family heme-binding protein, with protein MATLCGGYVAHAASAADVASSTPPDSATVDTYSLSYAATTRLLDNATAAAKSHQLALSFAIVDPGGHLIAAARMDGAPFASVDFARGKAFASVALGGQAGATLEQRFKDNPSEYTNMSAAGYYAPFLPARGALPIFIGGHLVGALGASGAPSEVDEQAVKDAIEAIGATSTR; from the coding sequence ATGGCGACGCTGTGTGGCGGATACGTCGCTCATGCCGCAAGCGCGGCCGACGTGGCATCGTCGACGCCGCCTGATTCCGCAACGGTCGATACCTACTCGTTGAGCTACGCGGCGACGACGAGGCTGCTCGATAACGCGACTGCGGCTGCGAAGTCACACCAGCTGGCATTGAGCTTCGCGATAGTCGACCCAGGCGGACATCTGATCGCCGCGGCGCGGATGGATGGCGCGCCGTTCGCCAGCGTCGACTTCGCGCGGGGCAAGGCGTTCGCTTCGGTGGCACTGGGCGGCCAGGCGGGGGCAACGCTTGAGCAGCGCTTCAAGGACAACCCGTCGGAATACACCAATATGTCCGCCGCCGGCTACTACGCCCCGTTCCTGCCGGCGCGAGGCGCGCTGCCGATCTTCATCGGCGGTCATCTGGTCGGCGCGCTGGGCGCCAGCGGTGCACCGTCGGAGGTCGACGAGCAGGCCGTCAAGGACGCAATCGAAGCCATCGGCGCGACTAGCACGCGATGA
- a CDS encoding SDR family NAD(P)-dependent oxidoreductase produces the protein MAQSLEGKVCVILGGSGGIGSATARRLAALGARIVVTSHANLQKAQAVVDSLPGSGHLAAAVSITDSSALNDLALKVQADYGRTDMLVNTAGITQAVPHANLDALTDELIDQIFAVNWRAQFAAIRAFRALLDASGDGLVVNVSSISGTTGQGSNIAYCAAKAGLDVMAASLGRALAPRIRVLNVSPGAVDTTFVPGRGADFNEKVAATTPLRRIGTPDDVASAIEACATHLTFSTGVTVVVDGGRRLN, from the coding sequence ATGGCACAGTCTCTGGAAGGGAAAGTCTGCGTGATACTCGGCGGTTCCGGCGGTATCGGCAGTGCGACGGCGAGGCGCCTGGCGGCACTGGGCGCGCGGATCGTCGTGACCAGCCATGCGAATTTGCAGAAGGCGCAAGCGGTTGTCGACTCGCTGCCAGGAAGCGGCCATCTCGCCGCGGCAGTTTCAATCACCGACAGTAGCGCGCTTAACGATCTGGCCTTGAAAGTGCAAGCCGACTATGGGCGCACGGATATGCTGGTGAATACGGCTGGCATCACGCAGGCCGTGCCGCACGCGAATCTCGATGCACTCACCGACGAACTGATCGACCAGATATTTGCCGTGAACTGGCGAGCGCAGTTTGCGGCGATCCGCGCTTTCCGTGCGCTACTCGATGCAAGCGGCGATGGTCTGGTGGTCAACGTTTCGTCCATCTCGGGGACCACGGGGCAGGGCAGCAATATCGCCTATTGCGCCGCCAAAGCAGGGCTCGACGTGATGGCCGCTTCGTTGGGACGGGCGCTGGCGCCGCGCATTCGGGTGTTGAACGTATCCCCTGGAGCGGTCGACACGACGTTCGTGCCCGGGCGCGGCGCCGACTTCAATGAGAAAGTCGCGGCGACGACACCGCTTCGCCGCATCGGCACGCCAGACGACGTGGCTTCGGCCATCGAGGCGTGCGCGACGCATCTGACGTTCAGCACGGGCGTCACCGTGGTCGTCGACGGTGGGCGCCGCCTGAATTGA